From the Musa acuminata AAA Group cultivar baxijiao chromosome BXJ3-7, Cavendish_Baxijiao_AAA, whole genome shotgun sequence genome, one window contains:
- the LOC135642906 gene encoding uncharacterized protein LOC135642906, with the protein MVSGFRRSLSLPGSNPSDRPARRRCDKPQHLRSISLPCRSHPTLSHLLDQIRSCPESGPRSPASGLDRIDRLLSALDDLLRLPQTQDALRRRPAWADRVLDGFLRLADAHGSFRSAVVAVEQHHAESRAAIRRRDPVRLDSAARSHRRAEKELIRLATAIKDLARSPPLICSDAAEAEVAGIVADVMAAAAATSTAVFLGIAAASSTVAGSCSKSSWTAWPSRRPSKKGSEEAEMAAMEALEERMEGLEEGSGRVFRSLVNIRVSLLNILTPSL; encoded by the coding sequence ATGGTTTCCGGATTCCGCCGCTCCCTGTCACTGCCGGGCTCGAACCCGAGCGACAGACCCGCCCGCCGACGCTGCGACAAGCCCCAGCACTTGCGCTCCATCAGCCTCCCCTGCCGATCCCACCCAACCCTATCCCACCTCCTCGATCAGATCCGCTCCTGCCCGGAGTCCGGCCCTCGATCCCCCGCCTCGGGTCTCGACCGGATCGACCGCCTCCTTTCCGCCCTCGATGACCTCCTCCGCCTCCCGCAGACCCAGGACGCTCTCCGCCGCCGCCCCGCCTGGGCCGATCGCGTTCTCGATGGCTTCCTCCGCCTCGCCGACGCCCACGGCTCCTTCCGCTCCGCTGTCGTGGCCGTAGAGCAGCACCACGCGGAGTCCCGCGCGGCGATCCGGCGGCGCGACCCCGTGCGGTTAGACTCCGCCGCTCGATCCCATCGTCGGGCGGAGAAGGAGCTCATCCGGCTCGCCACGGCCATCAAGGATCTCGCCAGATCTCCTCCTCTCATCTGCTCGGACGCGGCCGAGGCCGAGGTCGCCGGGATCGTCGCGGATGTGATGGCGGCAGCCGCGGCCACGTCGACGGCGGTTTTCTTGGGGATCGCGGCAGCCTCGTCGACGGTGGCCGGCTCATGCTCCAAAAGCTCATGGACGGCATGGCCGTCGAGGAGGCCATCGAAGAAGGGAAGCGAGGAAGCGGAAATGGCAGCGATGGAGGCGTTGGAGGAGCGCATGGAGGGATTGGAGGAAGGAAGCGGGAGGGTGTTCAGGAGTTTGGTGAACATTAGAGTCTCGCTTCTCAACATACTCACTCCCTCGCTATAG
- the LOC135642907 gene encoding uncharacterized protein LOC135642907 codes for MVSGFRRSVSLPGSTPSGSPAGRRCEKPHHLRSASLPCRSHPAISHLLDQIRSLSDLGIRCSPASGLDRIDRLLSALDDILRLPQAQDPLRRGPAWADRLLDGFLRLADAHGSFRSAVVALEQHNAEARAAIRRRDPVRLDSAARSHRRAEKELIRLATAVKDLARCPPLICSDAAEAEVAGIVAEAMAATAATSAAVFLGIAAASSAVAGSMSKGSWTAWPSRRPSKKGSEEAEMAAMEECMEGLEEGSGRVFRSSVNIRVALLNILTPSL; via the coding sequence ATGGTCTCCGGATTCCGCCGCTCCGTTTCCCTGCCGGGATCTACCCCGAGcggcagccccgccggacgccgcTGCGAGAAGCCTCACCACCTGCGCTCCGCCAGCCTTCCCTGCCGCTCCCACCCCGCCATCTCCCACCTCCTCGACCAGATCCGCTCCTTGTCGGACTTGGGAATTCGCTGTTCCCCCGCCTCCGGGCTCGACCGGATCGATCGCCTTCTATCCGCCCTCGATGACATACTCCGCCTCCCGCAGGCACAGGATCCCCTCCGCCGCGGCCCCGCCTGGGCAGACCGCCTCCTTGACGGTTTCCTCCGCCTTGCCGACGCCCACGGCTCCTTCCGCTCCGCTGTCGTCGCCCTCGAGCAGCACAATGCGGAGGCCCGCGCCGCGATCCGCCGCCGCGACCCCGTGCGGCTAGACTCCGCTGCTCGGTCCCATCGTCGGGCGGAGAAGGAGCTCATCCGGCTCGCCACGGCCGTCAAGGATCTCGCCAGATGTCCGCCGCTCATCTGCTCGGACGCGGCCGAGGCCGAGGTCGCCGGGATCGTCGCGGAGGCGATGGCGGCAACTGCGGCCACGTCGGCGGCGGTTTTCTTGGGGATCGCGGCAGCTTCATCGGCGGTGGCCGGATCAATGTCGAAGGGCTCATGGACGGCGTGGCCGTCAAGGAGGCCATCGAAGAAGGGAAGCGAGGAAGCGGAGATGGCAGCGATGGAGGAGTGCATGGAGGGATTGGAGGAAGGAAGCGGGAGGGTATTCAGGAGTTCGGTGAACATTAGAGTGGCGCTTCTCAACATACTCACTCCCTCGCTGTAG
- the LOC103973351 gene encoding phospholipase D delta-like isoform X2, which yields MASAPAYRGGATAAEDGVVLLHGDLVLTVIEARRLPNMDMFSEHLRRCFTSCGPPFSNYSCGAVRHQQHHHHHHHRKIITSDPYVTACLAEATVARTRVISNSEDPIWNEHFKIPLAHRAAALVLHVKDNDVFGAQLIGTVSVPTARIASGKKIQGWFPILGANGKPYKRDTALHLSMEFTAVEKKPEYQHGITGDPEKLGVRDTYFPLRQGGSVTLYQDAHVREGELPEVNLEKGAMFKHENCWEDICHAILEAHHMIYLVGWSIYHKVKLVREPTRPLPNGGALTLGDLLKYKSQEGVRVCMLVWDDKTSHDKLFLKTGGVMQTHDEETRKFFKHSSVICVLSPRYASSKLSIVKQQVVGTLFTHHQKCVLVDTQASGNKRKITAFIGGLDLCDGRYDTPDHRLFCDMDTVFLNDIHNPTFAAGTKGPRQPWHDLHCKIEGPAAYDILKNFEQRWRKATKWREFSLRFRKASRWHDDALIHLERISWILSPSLSVPDGDPSLWVSQEEDPENWHVQIFRSIDSGSVKGFPSNVQESLKMNLVCRKNLVIDKSIHTAYVKAIRSAQHFIYIENQYFLGSSFAWPSYKNSGADNLIPVELALKIASKIRAKEQFAVYVVIPMWPEGDPTSNAVQEILFWQVSCYFRRARQ from the exons ATGGCGTCCGCCCCCGCGTACAGGGGCGGCGCCACCGCCGCCGAGGACGGCGTCGTTCTTCTCCACGGGGACCTCGTCCTCACCGTCATCGAGGCCCGTCGCCTCCCCAACATGGACATGTTCTCCGAGCACCTCCGCCGCTGCTTCACCTCCTGCGGCCCGCCATTCTCCAACTACAGCTGCGGAGCCGTACGCCACCAGCaacaccatcaccaccaccaccaccgcaagATCATCACCAGTGATCCCTACGTCACTGCCTGCCTCGCAGAGGCCACCGTCGCCCGCACCCGCGTCATCTCCAACTCCGAGGACCCCATCTGGAATGAGCACTTCAAGATCCCCCTCGCCCACCGCGCCGCCGCTCTCGTGCTGCACGTCAAGGACAACGACGTCTTCGGCGCGCAGCTCATCGGCACCGTCTCCGTCCCCACCGCACGCATCGCCTCTGGCAAGAAGATCCAAGGCTGGTTCCCCATCCTCGGCGCCAATGGGAAGCCTTACAAGCGTGACACCGCTCTCCACCTCTCCATGGAATTCACCGCCGTTGAGAAGAAGCCAGAGTACCAGCACGGCATCACTGGGGATCCGGAGAAGCTTGGGGTGAGGGATACCTACTTTCCGCTACGGCAAGGGGGGTCTGTCACGCTCTACCAGGACGCCCATGTGAGGGAAGGTGAGCTACCGGAAGTCAATCTCGAGAAAGGCGCCATGTTCAAGCACGAGAATTGCTGGGAGGATATCTGTCATGCGATTCTTGAGGCGCATCATATGATTTATCTGGTCGGCTGGTCGATATACCACAAGGTGAAGCTGGTGAGGGAGCCTACACGTCCGCTGCCAAACGGAGGTGCGCTCACATTGGGAGATCTGCTCAAGTACAAGTCGCAGGAGGGTGTGAGAGTGTGCATGCTGGTTTGGGACGACAAAACATCCCATGACAAATTGTTTCTTAAGACG GGCGGTGTAATGCAAACTCATGACGAAGAGACACGGAAGTTTTTCAAGCATTCCTCTGTTATTTGTGTGTTATCACCTCGTTATGCCAGCAGTAAGCTTAGCATTGTCAAGCAGCAG GTGGTAGGTACCCTTTTCACACACCATCAGAAATGTGTACTGGTTGATACACAGGCTTCTGGAAATAAGAGAAAAATTACTGCTTTTATTGGAGGCCTAGATCTTTGTGATGGCCGCTATGATACTCCAGATCATAGACTTTTTTGTGATATGGACACAGTCTTTTTGAATGATATCCATAATCCCACATTTGCT GCAGGAACTAAAGGCCCAAGACAACCGTGGCATGATTTACATTGCAAAATTGAAGGCCCTGCTGCTTATGATATCCTAAAGAATTTTGAGCAGCGCTGGCGAAAGGCAACAAAATGGCGGGAATTTAGTCTACGTTTTAGAAAAGCATCTCGATGGCATGATGATGCACTAATACATCTTGAACGAATTTCATGGATACTTAGTCCTTCACTTTCTGTTCCAGATGGTGATCCGAGTCTATGGGTTTCCCAGGAAGAAGACCCTGAAAACTGGCATGTTCAG ATCTTTCGATCTATAGACTCTGGATCAGTAAAAGGATTTCCCAGCAATGTCCAAGAATCTCTGAAAATG AATCTTGTTTGTCGAAAGAATCTGGTCATTGATAAGAGCATCCACACAGCATATGTGAAGGCAATCAGATCTGCTCAACATTTCATATACATTGAAAATCAGTATTTTCTTGGTTCTTCATTTGCTTGGCCATCTTATAAAAACTCAG GTGCTGATAATCTAATACCTGTGGAGTTAGCTCTGAAAATTGCcagcaaaattagagcaaaagaaCAATTTGCAGTTTATGTTGTTATACCAATGTGGCCTGAAGGAGATCCAACTTCCAATGCTGTGCAAGAAATTCTTTTTTGGCAGGTATCATGTTACTTTAGAAG GGCCAGACAATGA
- the LOC103973349 gene encoding uncharacterized protein LOC103973349: MITRSNLVEQLREYQMRPKYEWATVSFFSSYAASDASARVDVILVIWELLMFAFLVFSGVALYFRYMKIVFLLMCLTTLMLVCMKVTKQVGQNRKSKRRMLLPLSM, encoded by the exons ATGATAACGCGATCGAACCTTGTGGAGCAGCTGAGAGAGTACCAGATGCGACCCAAGTACGAATGGGCCAccgtctccttcttctcctcctacgCCGCCTCCGATGCCTCCGCCCG GGTGGATGTGATACTTGTGATATGGGAGCTGTTGATGTTTGCTTTCCTTGTTTTCTCAGGAGTTGCTTTGTACTTCAGGTATATGAAGATTGTTTTTCTCCTAATGTGTCTTACCACTCTTATGCTTGTGTGCATGAAAGTAACAAAGCAAGTAGGACAAAACAGGAAGAGTAAGCGAAGAATGCTCCTCCCACTGTCGATGTAA
- the LOC103973351 gene encoding phospholipase D delta-like isoform X1, producing MASAPAYRGGATAAEDGVVLLHGDLVLTVIEARRLPNMDMFSEHLRRCFTSCGPPFSNYSCGAVRHQQHHHHHHHRKIITSDPYVTACLAEATVARTRVISNSEDPIWNEHFKIPLAHRAAALVLHVKDNDVFGAQLIGTVSVPTARIASGKKIQGWFPILGANGKPYKRDTALHLSMEFTAVEKKPEYQHGITGDPEKLGVRDTYFPLRQGGSVTLYQDAHVREGELPEVNLEKGAMFKHENCWEDICHAILEAHHMIYLVGWSIYHKVKLVREPTRPLPNGGALTLGDLLKYKSQEGVRVCMLVWDDKTSHDKLFLKTGGVMQTHDEETRKFFKHSSVICVLSPRYASSKLSIVKQQVVGTLFTHHQKCVLVDTQASGNKRKITAFIGGLDLCDGRYDTPDHRLFCDMDTVFLNDIHNPTFAAGTKGPRQPWHDLHCKIEGPAAYDILKNFEQRWRKATKWREFSLRFRKASRWHDDALIHLERISWILSPSLSVPDGDPSLWVSQEEDPENWHVQIFRSIDSGSVKGFPSNVQESLKMNLVCRKNLVIDKSIHTAYVKAIRSAQHFIYIENQYFLGSSFAWPSYKNSGADNLIPVELALKIASKIRAKEQFAVYVVIPMWPEGDPTSNAVQEILFWQGQTMKMMYEIVAQELKSMNLENAHPQDFLNFYCLGNREIAPKENLQQQSLDKSPMSLSQKFRRFMIYVHAKGMIVDDEYVMIGSANINQRSLAGSRDTEIAMGAYQPNHTWTKNKRHPHGQVYGYRMSLWAEHLGMVDDRFEKPDSTECVKFVNRIAEDNWSRYTADEIIPLKGHLLKYPIKVDSDGKVRPLPNHEYFPDVGGKILGAPTALPDTLTM from the exons ATGGCGTCCGCCCCCGCGTACAGGGGCGGCGCCACCGCCGCCGAGGACGGCGTCGTTCTTCTCCACGGGGACCTCGTCCTCACCGTCATCGAGGCCCGTCGCCTCCCCAACATGGACATGTTCTCCGAGCACCTCCGCCGCTGCTTCACCTCCTGCGGCCCGCCATTCTCCAACTACAGCTGCGGAGCCGTACGCCACCAGCaacaccatcaccaccaccaccaccgcaagATCATCACCAGTGATCCCTACGTCACTGCCTGCCTCGCAGAGGCCACCGTCGCCCGCACCCGCGTCATCTCCAACTCCGAGGACCCCATCTGGAATGAGCACTTCAAGATCCCCCTCGCCCACCGCGCCGCCGCTCTCGTGCTGCACGTCAAGGACAACGACGTCTTCGGCGCGCAGCTCATCGGCACCGTCTCCGTCCCCACCGCACGCATCGCCTCTGGCAAGAAGATCCAAGGCTGGTTCCCCATCCTCGGCGCCAATGGGAAGCCTTACAAGCGTGACACCGCTCTCCACCTCTCCATGGAATTCACCGCCGTTGAGAAGAAGCCAGAGTACCAGCACGGCATCACTGGGGATCCGGAGAAGCTTGGGGTGAGGGATACCTACTTTCCGCTACGGCAAGGGGGGTCTGTCACGCTCTACCAGGACGCCCATGTGAGGGAAGGTGAGCTACCGGAAGTCAATCTCGAGAAAGGCGCCATGTTCAAGCACGAGAATTGCTGGGAGGATATCTGTCATGCGATTCTTGAGGCGCATCATATGATTTATCTGGTCGGCTGGTCGATATACCACAAGGTGAAGCTGGTGAGGGAGCCTACACGTCCGCTGCCAAACGGAGGTGCGCTCACATTGGGAGATCTGCTCAAGTACAAGTCGCAGGAGGGTGTGAGAGTGTGCATGCTGGTTTGGGACGACAAAACATCCCATGACAAATTGTTTCTTAAGACG GGCGGTGTAATGCAAACTCATGACGAAGAGACACGGAAGTTTTTCAAGCATTCCTCTGTTATTTGTGTGTTATCACCTCGTTATGCCAGCAGTAAGCTTAGCATTGTCAAGCAGCAG GTGGTAGGTACCCTTTTCACACACCATCAGAAATGTGTACTGGTTGATACACAGGCTTCTGGAAATAAGAGAAAAATTACTGCTTTTATTGGAGGCCTAGATCTTTGTGATGGCCGCTATGATACTCCAGATCATAGACTTTTTTGTGATATGGACACAGTCTTTTTGAATGATATCCATAATCCCACATTTGCT GCAGGAACTAAAGGCCCAAGACAACCGTGGCATGATTTACATTGCAAAATTGAAGGCCCTGCTGCTTATGATATCCTAAAGAATTTTGAGCAGCGCTGGCGAAAGGCAACAAAATGGCGGGAATTTAGTCTACGTTTTAGAAAAGCATCTCGATGGCATGATGATGCACTAATACATCTTGAACGAATTTCATGGATACTTAGTCCTTCACTTTCTGTTCCAGATGGTGATCCGAGTCTATGGGTTTCCCAGGAAGAAGACCCTGAAAACTGGCATGTTCAG ATCTTTCGATCTATAGACTCTGGATCAGTAAAAGGATTTCCCAGCAATGTCCAAGAATCTCTGAAAATG AATCTTGTTTGTCGAAAGAATCTGGTCATTGATAAGAGCATCCACACAGCATATGTGAAGGCAATCAGATCTGCTCAACATTTCATATACATTGAAAATCAGTATTTTCTTGGTTCTTCATTTGCTTGGCCATCTTATAAAAACTCAG GTGCTGATAATCTAATACCTGTGGAGTTAGCTCTGAAAATTGCcagcaaaattagagcaaaagaaCAATTTGCAGTTTATGTTGTTATACCAATGTGGCCTGAAGGAGATCCAACTTCCAATGCTGTGCAAGAAATTCTTTTTTGGCAG GGCCAGACAATGAAGATGATGTATGAAATTGTGGCACAGGAGCTTAAATCCATGAACCTTGAAAATGCACATCCACAAGATTTCCTTAATTTCTATTGTCTTGGCAATCGTGAAATAGCACCAAAGGAAAACTTGCAACAGCAATCTTTAGATAAAAGCCCAATG TCACTGTCACAAAAGTTCCGACGGTTCATGATATATGTTCATGCAAAAGGGATGATTGTAGATGATGAGTATGTGATGATTGGTTCAGCCAATATTAACCAAAGATCTTTGGCTGGCTCAAGAGATACTGAGATAGCCATGGGAGCTTATCAACCTAATCATACATGGACTAAGAACAAAAGACATCCACATGGCCAG GTATATGGATATCGGATGTCACTGTGGGCAGAGCATCTAGGCATGGTAGATGATCGCTTTGAGAAGCCTGATAGCACGGAATGTGTAAAATTCGTAAATAGGATAGCGGAAGATAACTGGTCGAGATACACCGCAGACGAAATAATACCACTCAAGGGTCACCTACTGAAGTACCCTATCAAGGTGGATTCTGATGGTAAGGTCCGGCCTCTGCCCAACCATGAGTATTTTCCCGATGTTGGTGGTAAGATTTTGGGAGCACCAACTGCTCTTCCTGATACACTAACCATGTAA